CGGGTGGACCCGGGGGAGCGACAGAACATCCGGTTCGTGGTGTCGGAGACGTACCTCGGCGACCCGGTCCGGATCCCGGTGACGATCATCAACGGCGAGCGACCGGGCCCGACGGCGTTCCTCTCGGCGGCCGCTCACGGCGACGAGCTCAACGGCATCGAGGTCGTCAGGGAGGTCGCCCACGAGTGGGACCTCTCGGAGCTGTGCGGGACGATCATCTGTCTGCCCGTGTTGAACGTCCCCGGGTTCCTCGCCCAACAGCGCTACCTCCCGGTGTACGACCGGGACCTGAACCGCTCGTTCCCCGGGTCGGCCGACTCGACGAGCGCCAAGCGGATGGCCGCGCGCATCTACACGAACTTCATCGAGCCGTGCGACTTCGGCCTCGACTTCCACACGTCGACGCGAGGGCGGACGAACATGATCCACGTCCGCGCCGACATGGGCGACCCCGACGCCGCCCGCCTCGCCCGTGCGTACGGGACGAACGTCATCATCGACAGCGAGGGCGCCTCGGGGATGCTCCGGACGGAGGCGGTGACCGACGACATCGCGGCGATCACCGTCGAGATGGGCGAGGCACACCGCTTCCAGCGGGCGCTCATCGACGAGGCGCTCTCCGGGGTTCGGTCGACGTTCGCCGAGTACGGCATGCTCGAGGCCGAGCAGGTCCGCTGGCCCGGCTGGCGGACCGTGATCACCGAGGAGCGCGAGAAGACGTGGCTCAGAGCCGACGCCGGCGGGATGGTCGACATGCACTTCGAGCGGGGGTCGCTGGTCCACGAGGGGGACACCGTCTGCACCATCACGAACCCGTTCAAGAACGACAACGCCCCCGTCGAGGCCCCCTTCACCGGACTCCTCGTCGGGATCCTCGAGAACCCGGTCGTGTACCCCGGGAACCCGCTGTGTCACCTCGTCGAACTCGACGAGCGGACCCGGCGGGTGGTCGAACTCGACCAGAGCCCGTCCGGGACGGTGGGGTAGCCGGCCGACCCGTTCACTCGACGACGCGCAGGTCGGGAGCGACGACGACACCGCTCCCTCCCTCCGGCGGCTCGAAGACGACGGTCCCGTCCTCCCGCGGGGACGCCGACCACGTGATGAACTCGCCGAACCGCCGCCAGGCGGCCTCGCCGGCGGCGGTCGGTTCGGCGGGTTCGCCCCGCCGCTCGGGACGGGCGTCGATCCCGTCGGCCCCGGGGTTCCCGAACAGCGGATGGGTCACGCGCCCCCTGCCGCACGTCTCGCAGACGACCTCCGCGAGGACGGGATACGCGGCGTGACAGTCGGGACAGATCCCGTCGCGGTCGTGGTCGAGACACTGCCTGAGCCGGCCGTCGACGACGCCCCCACACTCCAGACAGATCCCGTCGACCATGGGCCGCAGCCGGCGTTCGAACACTCGGTGTGCCCGCCGGAACAGCGGGGTCGGATCAAGCTGTTCGACGGCCGTCGGCGGAAGGACGATCCCCGTGAGCGTCCCCGAGGGGCACTCGTCGGCGCCGAAGAGTCCCTCGCAGGCCGAACAGCAGGTGAACAGGTGATGGTCGGCGTAGATCACGTGTACGTCGCCGCCGCAGCGGGGACACCGCGCGTCGACCGGCTCGGCCTCGAGGTCGGCGTCGCCGTCGACGATGCCGCGTTCCAAGAGTCGAACCGTCTCCCGGCCGGGTTCGAGCAACCGGTAGCCGCCCGGCGTCTTCTCGACGAACCGCCCGACGAGCTTTCCGAGGTGGTAGCCGAACTTCCCGCTGTCGCGCTCCCCGACGGCGCGGCGCAGGTCGCTGTAGG
This genomic stretch from Halobaculum roseum harbors:
- a CDS encoding succinylglutamate desuccinylase/aspartoacylase family protein, which gives rise to MTDADAFTYNGGRVDPGERQNIRFVVSETYLGDPVRIPVTIINGERPGPTAFLSAAAHGDELNGIEVVREVAHEWDLSELCGTIICLPVLNVPGFLAQQRYLPVYDRDLNRSFPGSADSTSAKRMAARIYTNFIEPCDFGLDFHTSTRGRTNMIHVRADMGDPDAARLARAYGTNVIIDSEGASGMLRTEAVTDDIAAITVEMGEAHRFQRALIDEALSGVRSTFAEYGMLEAEQVRWPGWRTVITEEREKTWLRADAGGMVDMHFERGSLVHEGDTVCTITNPFKNDNAPVEAPFTGLLVGILENPVVYPGNPLCHLVELDERTRRVVELDQSPSGTVG
- a CDS encoding DUF7351 domain-containing protein, with protein sequence MTDRSTERAVDAFSFLGDDLRLSILRVLAEHEERAGPRTDPMAYSDLRRAVGERDSGKFGYHLGKLVGRFVEKTPGGYRLLEPGRETVRLLERGIVDGDADLEAEPVDARCPRCGGDVHVIYADHHLFTCCSACEGLFGADECPSGTLTGIVLPPTAVEQLDPTPLFRRAHRVFERRLRPMVDGICLECGGVVDGRLRQCLDHDRDGICPDCHAAYPVLAEVVCETCGRGRVTHPLFGNPGADGIDARPERRGEPAEPTAAGEAAWRRFGEFITWSASPREDGTVVFEPPEGGSGVVVAPDLRVVE